A single region of the Terriglobales bacterium genome encodes:
- a CDS encoding lmo0937 family membrane protein gives MSIFTILFIVLLIAWILGWGVFHVASGLIHLLIIAAVVFLILHFVRGASRAV, from the coding sequence ATGAGTATCTTCACCATTCTGTTCATCGTTCTGCTGATCGCCTGGATTCTGGGATGGGGCGTGTTCCACGTTGCCAGCGGGCTTATTCACCTGCTGATCATCGCGGCCGTCGTGTTCCTGATCCTGCACTTCGTGCGCGGCGCCAGTAGGGCGGTCTAG
- a CDS encoding DUF4442 domain-containing protein — protein sequence MHIVMKRHIRRWLNLWPPFLGSGIRVTRLDPDWRAVDVELRSHWWNRNYVGTHYGGSLYSMVDPFYMLMLIENLGGGYVVWDKSATIDFKRPGRGTVKASFRITEEQLDEIRGSLESAEKAEPTFRVEIVDSTGDVVAKAAKVLHIRKSARRVANL from the coding sequence ATGCACATCGTTATGAAGCGCCACATCCGGCGCTGGTTGAACCTGTGGCCTCCATTCTTAGGTTCGGGAATACGAGTCACTCGACTTGACCCGGATTGGAGGGCAGTTGATGTGGAACTGAGGTCGCACTGGTGGAACCGGAACTACGTGGGGACGCACTACGGCGGGTCGCTGTATTCGATGGTGGATCCCTTCTACATGCTGATGCTGATTGAGAATCTCGGCGGTGGGTACGTGGTGTGGGACAAATCTGCGACGATCGACTTCAAGCGTCCGGGACGAGGGACGGTAAAGGCGAGTTTCCGAATAACCGAGGAGCAACTTGATGAGATTCGAGGTTCGCTGGAATCGGCTGAGAAGGCTGAACCGACGTTTCGGGTGGAGATCGTAGACTCAACCGGCGACGTGGTGGCCAAGGCAGCGAAGGTGCTACACATACGAAAAAGCGCACGGAGAGTGGCTAATCTGTGA
- the recJ gene encoding single-stranded-DNA-specific exonuclease RecJ: MRWALRNADEAVVRTLTTELKLSPIVARLLAARDITAPEKAQKFLLPILSDLHSPYLMLGMKTAVERLQSAIENREPVLIYGDYDVDGTTAVVILKTTIEILGGITHFHVPHRIRDGYGMKEDVIERAAAEGVRLIISVDTGIRAFAAAETARRVGVDLIVTDHHLPETHEGVPHALAVLNPNQPGCEYPCKELCGAGVAFKVAQALLEAAGRDRLLPSFIKLVAIATIADAVPLIGENRILAKIGLKGLQDPRNIGLKTILEIAGVDISRPVGTGEIAFRVAPRLNAAGRMDVAEDVIKLFSVKDPAEARAIAQKLHDLNGDRQAEEARILEEIHAALAANPEMRDAYCIVVDGDGWHRGVIGITATRVVERYCRPAIVLSRDGEDAHGSGRSIRGFHLLDALESCREVFTRFGGHAHAVGLGLPCERIAELRSRLDAYARGRLTPEDFIPVLDYDADVNLNEVSETLYDSIQQLQPFGMGNPEPVFGAHGINVVVPPKVLKEKHLKLRLAQQNGGGRQKSWQAMAWRMAERLATDPIVVGDSIDIAFTLEHNDHPDFGGLEFRLCDFRRTAVATAQ, translated from the coding sequence ATGCGTTGGGCCCTTCGTAATGCCGATGAAGCCGTTGTCCGGACACTTACCACCGAGCTGAAACTGTCCCCCATTGTGGCAAGGCTACTCGCGGCCCGCGACATCACCGCTCCGGAAAAGGCGCAGAAATTCCTTCTGCCTATCCTCTCGGATTTGCACTCGCCTTACCTGATGCTCGGCATGAAAACCGCCGTCGAACGCTTGCAGAGTGCCATCGAAAACCGCGAGCCAGTCCTGATCTATGGGGACTACGACGTGGATGGGACGACTGCCGTCGTCATCCTCAAGACGACAATCGAAATCCTCGGCGGAATTACGCACTTTCATGTGCCTCATCGCATCCGCGACGGCTACGGCATGAAAGAAGACGTCATCGAACGCGCCGCCGCCGAAGGTGTCAGGCTCATTATTTCCGTCGACACCGGCATTCGAGCTTTCGCTGCCGCTGAAACTGCCCGGCGTGTTGGCGTTGATCTGATCGTTACCGATCACCATCTTCCAGAAACGCATGAAGGCGTTCCGCATGCCCTCGCTGTCCTTAACCCGAATCAACCGGGATGTGAATATCCGTGCAAGGAACTCTGCGGTGCTGGCGTCGCGTTCAAGGTTGCGCAGGCCCTGCTGGAGGCTGCCGGACGCGACCGTCTTCTCCCGTCGTTTATCAAGTTGGTGGCAATCGCCACCATCGCCGATGCGGTTCCGCTGATCGGCGAGAACCGCATTCTCGCCAAGATCGGTCTCAAAGGACTTCAGGATCCGCGCAACATCGGACTGAAGACAATTCTCGAGATAGCTGGTGTCGACATCTCCCGGCCGGTTGGAACCGGCGAAATCGCCTTCCGCGTCGCACCCCGTCTCAACGCCGCCGGACGAATGGATGTCGCAGAAGATGTCATTAAGCTCTTCAGTGTGAAGGACCCAGCAGAGGCTCGCGCTATCGCGCAGAAGTTGCATGACCTCAACGGCGACCGGCAGGCCGAAGAAGCTCGGATTCTCGAGGAGATTCACGCCGCTCTCGCCGCGAATCCCGAAATGCGCGACGCCTATTGCATTGTCGTCGACGGTGATGGATGGCATCGTGGCGTAATCGGGATCACGGCAACGCGAGTTGTCGAAAGATATTGCCGTCCTGCCATCGTTCTTTCCCGCGATGGCGAAGACGCCCACGGCTCAGGTCGCTCGATTCGCGGCTTCCATTTGCTCGACGCTCTCGAATCGTGCCGCGAAGTGTTTACCCGCTTCGGGGGACACGCCCACGCCGTCGGCCTTGGCCTGCCCTGCGAACGCATCGCGGAACTCCGCAGTCGTCTCGATGCCTATGCTCGTGGACGGCTCACGCCCGAAGACTTCATTCCTGTGCTCGATTACGACGCTGACGTAAATCTCAACGAAGTCTCCGAAACTCTGTACGACTCGATCCAGCAACTTCAGCCATTCGGCATGGGGAATCCCGAGCCGGTTTTCGGAGCGCATGGCATCAATGTTGTGGTTCCGCCGAAGGTTTTAAAAGAGAAGCACCTGAAGCTCAGGCTTGCTCAGCAGAATGGAGGCGGCCGCCAGAAGTCCTGGCAGGCGATGGCTTGGAGGATGGCGGAAAGATTGGCGACAGACCCTATCGTTGTCGGGGACTCAATCGATATCGCCTTCACGCTCGAGCACAACGATCATCCGGATTTTGGCGGACTCGAATTTCGGCTTTGCGACTTCCGCCGGACCGCCGTCGCCACCGCTCAATAA
- a CDS encoding aldo/keto reductase: protein MRRREFLAHSAKAVAATFLASKAMSLPSRFNGSDTVTLGKTGIQTSRLAMGTGTFGFGNHSHQTDQGVQTLSRLLLNGYENGLRFFDTADAYGSHPGVAETLKHVKRDKVTVLTKSMSRDPKGMRADLDRFRRELGTDYIDVMLIHLVTDGDWTTRYRGIMDVLSEAKQKGIIRAHGVSCHSIAALRTAARSEWVDLDLVRINPAGAQMDADPDTVVSVMREFKKNGKALVGMKILGAGALRKRQDEAIKYALSLGLLDAFTIGAENKDEQMDLMRRIQAAA from the coding sequence ATGCGACGTCGTGAATTCCTCGCCCACTCTGCAAAGGCTGTTGCCGCCACGTTTCTCGCCTCCAAAGCAATGTCCCTGCCCAGCAGGTTCAACGGATCCGACACGGTCACGCTCGGCAAAACCGGCATCCAGACCAGCCGCCTGGCCATGGGAACCGGAACCTTCGGGTTTGGCAATCACTCGCACCAGACCGACCAGGGCGTGCAGACTCTCTCACGATTGTTGCTGAACGGCTACGAGAACGGGCTTCGCTTCTTCGATACCGCCGACGCCTACGGCAGCCACCCGGGAGTAGCCGAGACCCTGAAGCACGTGAAGCGCGACAAGGTGACGGTGCTGACCAAATCGATGTCACGCGACCCGAAAGGCATGCGCGCCGACCTGGACCGGTTCCGGCGGGAGCTGGGGACGGACTACATCGACGTGATGCTGATCCACCTCGTCACCGACGGCGACTGGACGACTCGCTATCGCGGCATCATGGATGTGCTCTCCGAGGCAAAGCAGAAGGGCATTATTCGGGCGCATGGGGTATCCTGCCACTCGATTGCAGCGCTACGCACAGCGGCAAGATCGGAGTGGGTTGACCTCGATCTGGTGCGCATCAATCCGGCTGGCGCGCAGATGGACGCCGACCCGGACACGGTAGTCAGCGTGATGCGCGAATTCAAAAAGAATGGCAAGGCTCTGGTGGGGATGAAAATCCTGGGCGCCGGTGCACTGCGAAAGCGTCAGGATGAAGCCATCAAGTACGCGCTCAGTCTTGGACTGCTGGACGCGTTCACGATCGGCGCGGAAAACAAAGACGAACAGATGGACCTGATGCGGCGGATCCAGGCTGCCGCGTAG
- a CDS encoding sulfite exporter TauE/SafE family protein, with the protein MSAFDTFVFMAAVISGAIASLAGFGIGSVLTPLIAVQLGTKLAVAVVSFPHFAATLLRFLMIRQHLDSRVFVTFGVASAAGGLTGALLNARFASAVLGYVLASLLVFAGISGLFGISQRMRFEKTTGIVAGALSGLFGGLVGNQGGIRSAALMGFNLEKQAFVATATAVGLVVDLFRMPVYIGTQSTEIKAHAFLIAVASAGVLIGTIFGKRLLQRIPDRTFRIVVYLLVLALGVSMFVNPAGK; encoded by the coding sequence ATGAGTGCCTTCGACACATTTGTGTTTATGGCCGCCGTAATCAGCGGCGCTATCGCCTCCCTGGCTGGCTTTGGTATCGGTAGCGTCCTGACGCCACTGATCGCAGTTCAACTCGGAACTAAACTCGCAGTTGCTGTAGTTTCTTTTCCTCACTTTGCGGCCACTCTTCTTCGATTCCTGATGATTCGTCAGCATCTCGACAGCCGGGTTTTCGTCACGTTTGGCGTCGCCAGTGCCGCCGGAGGCCTGACCGGTGCTTTGCTGAATGCACGTTTCGCGAGCGCAGTTCTCGGATATGTGCTGGCATCCTTGCTTGTGTTTGCCGGAATTTCGGGACTTTTCGGGATAAGTCAACGCATGCGCTTCGAGAAAACAACGGGCATTGTTGCCGGCGCGCTCTCCGGACTTTTCGGCGGACTCGTCGGCAACCAGGGTGGCATTCGTTCCGCCGCCTTGATGGGTTTCAATCTTGAGAAGCAGGCCTTCGTTGCCACGGCAACTGCAGTCGGCCTTGTGGTTGACCTCTTCCGGATGCCTGTGTACATCGGCACCCAATCGACGGAGATCAAAGCACACGCATTCTTGATCGCCGTGGCATCCGCAGGCGTCCTAATCGGAACCATCTTCGGCAAGCGCCTGTTGCAGCGGATCCCCGACCGAACCTTCCGCATCGTGGTCTATCTTCTCGTGCTTGCCCTCGGTGTTTCCATGTTCGTGAACCCTGCGGGAAAGTAA